One Arachis hypogaea cultivar Tifrunner chromosome 2, arahy.Tifrunner.gnm2.J5K5, whole genome shotgun sequence genomic window, attttatattaagacACGTTTTGGACATAACAGACAGCGTGTCAGATGAGTGTCGATGAGTGTCGTGTtcaaaatgtgtccgacacgcgaATATGACAATTTAGGGAAGTATCCGTGCTTCatagtaaataattaatatttaaatcactaattaaaaaagtaaagacaataattcaataaatcaaaattatgtatcaaaatatttattatttatttattaatattcaaaGAGAACCCGCGAAGACGATGCGTGAGTATGAAAAAGAAAGAGCGATTTgagaacaagaaattaagaaCCACAAAAATGGCGATTTTGCAGGACAACAATGGCACTTCCTTCTCATTTCCCTCACACACCTCATCACACACTACAccacaactctctctctctctctctctctctctccaatcaCCGTTCGTTACCGCCGTTTCAATTTCATCGCGGCGTCAATCTTCTCTCGCCTCCATTCCATGCCGATTATTCACGTAACATGTTTCGATTTCTTATGAACTATTCTTATTCTTGCCGGATCCTCCCTGTTCCCGCTCTCACAATATGGTAATCTTATCtatacattcattcattcatttattttcattttcatttttatttttatttcctcaCTTTCAGTGTTTAGTTTTCTTGCTGAAAGAGTTCAATACAACTCACTAAGTGAGAAAATAACGAAAAATGACAAATTCCTCATGGTTGGGAATACTACATTGTGGATttactctgaacaaaataattcgaACAAAATTTTCTTGTAGATGAAATATAGGAACAAACAAACGTTGATCCTGTGTAGAAACTTATTGATATTGTTTACAGGTTACAAAGTAAATTAGTGGTAgtttgaaattttatattttatattaattacaagATATTATAATCTTTAGTTCgttgaatgaaattaaaaaaatggtcTTTGAGGGAAAAAGGAGGGAAatgaaacaaaatcacaaaattcatTTACCCTTCTAAGCATGAACGGTTTGATATAGCCAATGTGCCCTTAGTTTCATGAAGATTGAACTTTCTTACAGGGGGTTGCAGAAAACATTGTTGTGGGTTCTCATGTTTGGGTTCCAGATCCGGAATTAGTTTGGATTGATGGACAAGTACTAAGTATCAAGGGAAAGGAAGCTGAGATTCAACTTAGCGATGGGAATAaggtaaattttatattatttcacgGAAGACATTAATACGATGGTTGCTTCAGACATGTATGGTAATGTAATTTGAATATTTcatctttgttttattttcatgttCCTTAGGTTGGTTCTAGTTTGTCAAAGTTACACCCCAAGGATGAAGATGCTCCAGCTAATGGTGTTGATGACATGACCAAGCTTGCATATTTGCATGAGCCGGGAGTGTTGTATAATCTGAAAAATAGATATGACATCAATGAAATATATGTATGATTTCAATTTTGTGCAAGATATGGACTTAGTATTGCAGCTATGAGATCTCTTTTAATAGTTTGACATCATGGCAGACTTATACCGGAAATATTCTTATTGCCATCAATCCCTTCAAAAATATTGAAGACCTGTATGATGTCAACGTCATGAAACGTTACAAGGGAGCAGCAGTTGGAGATTTAAGCCCACATGTTTTTGCTATTGCTGAAGCAGCATATAGGTGAGTTGTAATTTGCACTGATTTTACAGTCATGTTTTCTTCCATATCCGGTATTCATACTCATCATTTGCCTAAACAGAGCAATGATTAATGAGGAGAAGAACAACTCTATTCTGGTTAGTGGTGAGAGTGGTGCTGGTAAGACAGAAACGACCAAAATGATTATGCAGTACCTGGCATTTTTGGGTGGTCATAATGCTTCTGAAGGGCGAACTGTTGAAAAACAAGTTCTAGAAGTAAGAAGATCAAACTTGGATTGTGGTAGTTACTGCTTCTACGTGTTTGGTTACCGCACATACTAAGAATCATTATGTTGCAAGTTCTTTCACTTGGCCAAATAAGAACTTTGAGATTTCTAAAACTTAAGTTACTTTGTATTGTTCAAGAAATGCAAAATGAAGATTAAatatatttcttgcattattgACTGAAATGGATTCCAGTGTGGAGGTACTTAGAATTAACGAGAATAGCTACTAGTGCACTCTGTAATAGATCTGGCCTATTTCAAACCATTTTGCAATGTATTTATTTTAGTTACCGCATAAGATAAGGTACTGGTTGTTTTTGCAATGTACTTACTATGAAGTTATTGATGTagcaattttgtttcttttttgaaTTAGTTCTGGTTTTGATCACTCCTCGTTTGATACTttaattagtttctcttttaAGTGATGTGTAGTTGTGAATGTGAAAACTCACCGCTCCACTAATGTTTTTAAATTGTAATAATGCAGTCAAACCCAGTTCTTGAGGCATTTGGTAATGCAAAGACAGTAAAAAATTCCAATTCTAGGTAAGAACTTCCTGGTTATGTTCTATTATGTTTGGCTTTTAATACATTCCATAGTGTATGTGCTAAATGTATCCTATATGTACAGTGTTTTCTTGAGTACTCGCATTTCCATGCTGCTTACATGATGCTAGCTACTTCTTTCTCGTTTTTGAATCAATGATTTCAATAGCAAGCAGCTATTGCATACCTACTTTTGTTTGCTTTATTTTCCTGCAGCCGTtttggaaaatttgttgagattcAATTTGATAAGCATGGACGAATATCCGGTGCAGCCATTAGAACTTATCTACTAGAGAGATCACGTGTATGCCAAATCTCGGATCCTGAGCGTAATTATCACTGTTTTTACCTGCTTTGTGCTTCACCTCCTGAGGTAGGCATATCAAAGCTtagttttctatttattatttgtcATGTCTTATATAATTTTCTTGTTGGCATTCTTAATTGTTAATGCTTTTTGGTTTTTAGGACAAAGAGAAATATAAGTTGGGAGACCCTAAATCATTTCACTACCTTAATCAATCCAATTGCTATGAATTAGTTGGTATTAATGCAGCTCAAGAGTATCTTAGCACCAAGAGAGCCATGGAAGTTGTGGGAATAAATCAAGAAGAGCAGGTATGATTATGACCTTCCTTTAGTTATGCTAATATTTCTGTTATCTGCCCATGGTAGCAAATCTTTCAAGTAAAATGGTAATGAATAATTTTCTCCTTCCTCTTAGGAAGCAATCTTCAGAGTTATAGCTGCTATTCTTCATCTTGGAAACATTAACTTCGCAAAATCAGAGGAAGAAACTGATTCATCGGTTCTAGAAAATGAAGAGTCCAAGTTGCATCTCCAAATAACAGCAGAACTTCTCATGTGTGACCAAATTTCTGTTGTTATCATTTGCAATAGCTTTCTTTTTGTTAATATTACATATCTATTAAATTATTTCTTATTCAGGTGTGATCCTAGTGCTTTGGAAGATGCACTTTGTAAGCGTGTGATGATTACCCCAGAGGAAGTTATTAAAAGAAGTCTTGATCCTCTTGGTGCAACGGTTAGCAGGGATGGTTTAGCCAAAACACTATATTCTCGTTTATTTGACTGGTACTATGTTAATGTCAAGTGTAAAATTGtgaattcaaaatataaaaaatgtgtCCTATCCTATGTTTATTGCACTTATGTTATTTGAAtctgaataattttttatctgtTCTATTGTTATGTGCAGGTTAGTCCAAAAAATCAATGTCTCAATTGGGCAAGACCCAGAGTCAAAATGTCTCATTGGTGTTCTTGACATATATGGCTTTGAAAGCTTTAAGAATAACAGGTGAACATAATCATATTATTCACTCAAACACATGCGCGTGcgcacacacatacacacatcaTTGTTCCTCTTGAGAGTAGGATAAATCTGAGTTGATATCTAATTACCTCTTTACAGTTTTGAGCAGTTTTGTattaatttcacaaatgaaaagcTGCAGCAACATTTCAACCAGGTATGAGGTTAGTTTTTAGATATTTGACAACTTCAACTATCACTTTTTCTCATAACATGCATTCCAACATGGATAATGTCCTGCAGCATGTGTTTAAGATGGAACAAGAGAGATATACAAAAGAAGGAATTGACTGGAGCTACTTAGAATTTGTGGATAATCAAGATGTACTTGATCTAATTGAAAAGGTTTATACATACTTTATGGCTATGCttcattttgcaatatttatAGCTAGATTTCAATCTGATAGAGCAACAtctaatgttatatatatatatatatatatatatatatatatatatatatatatatatatatatatatatatatatataacatgtaTGTTTGCAAACTTATGTAGTTTGTATTTGATTTACTTTGTAATATTAAAAAATGCAACTTAGATACTAATTTGTTTACAATATGTAGACATCTTTGCAATGACTACAAAGAATTTCCAAGATGTCTCCTCTGAATTTGCCTTCAAAATGTTATGCCCTCATTATCTAAAGCAATCCTTTTGATGCAGAAACCAGGTGGAATCA contains:
- the LOC112721813 gene encoding myosin-9, giving the protein MTKLAYLHEPGVLYNLKNRYDINEIYTYTGNILIAINPFKNIEDLYDVNVMKRYKGAAVGDLSPHVFAIAEAAYRAMINEEKNNSILVSGESGAGKTETTKMIMQYLAFLGGHNASEGRTVEKQVLESNPVLEAFGNAKTVKNSNSSRFGKFVEIQFDKHGRISGAAIRTYLLERSRVCQISDPERNYHCFYLLCASPPEDKEKYKLGDPKSFHYLNQSNCYELVGINAAQEYLSTKRAMEVVGINQEEQEAIFRVIAAILHLGNINFAKSEEETDSSVLENEESKLHLQITAELLMCDPSALEDALCKRVMITPEEVIKRSLDPLGATVSRDGLAKTLYSRLFDWLVQKINVSIGQDPESKCLIGVLDIYGFESFKNNSFEQFCINFTNEKLQQHFNQHVFKMEQERYTKEGIDWSYLEFVDNQDVLDLIEKKPGGIIALLDEACMFPKSTHETFATKLYQTFKDHKRFIKPKLARSDFTVVHYAGEVQYQSEQFLDKNKDYVVPEHQDMLSTSRCSFVTRLFPPLTEETSKSAKFSSIGSRFKLQLQQLMDTLNLTEPHYIRCVKPNTVLQPAIFDNMNVIQQLRSGGVLEAVRIKIAGFPTHRTFQEFLTRLGILAPEVLRGNIDEKEACKTILEKAGLTGYQIGQTQIFLRAGQMAELDALRARLLYGSATVIQKHTRRYPRRKEYVALFKSSIFMQSICRGELARRKFYHLRRSKAAVKIQKHTRGKLSRKKYSKIKVAAIYLQAAFRAMDAKDKLNKLRNTKKNSASITIQSYYRRHRALLEYKTLKKSAIISQSVNDSVEKDEDKL